GACGCAACAGGAGTAAAAACAAGAGTGGGGGGTAAACATTTGAGTGCGACACCCACGTCTTGTTTAACCccctaaaaacacacagattatcctgaaagaatgaaaatattgctaaaatatttttttctgttttttttccccctctctttatCCCATCGCTCTATCATAATAATCAGACAAGAATAAACAGGTTTTTGTTGGTTCACAACGAAAAAGTTATCATCGTCACCGTCGCCATCTAGCAGCGTCAGGTCTGCTGAGCCTAAGGGAACAGACGCTCTGGGTTCAGAAATCCAACTGGATTATGGTGTTTCTCTTTTGGTTTGAGACACGTGTGGTGCACTTCATTCATCCACCAGTAACCTCTGTGTTGGGTGGGGCGTACTGATCTGCTCGGATTCATTTTTGGATGTAAGCTGAGGGGCTCTAACCTTCAACTTGATAAAATGTGATCAAGGCAAATTAGTAAATTTGTTAAATTTTTAACcaaaatattctaaaaaaaaaaaaaagtattattgTTTGCTGCAACTTCAAAATTAAAGGTACTCTGTGGAGTTTTCACCAATAATGGCGTTATGGAGTGGTGTTTTTATGAGTGGATCGTCCTTTTGTTTGTATCGGATATGAGCATGCGGGAAGTGTGATTCACATCATGCCATTAGATTCACTCTTTTCTGCTGATTGACAGTTGGGGGCACTGTTAGCTAGTAAACATGGATGTACACAATGCAATGCAAGTGTTTTATGGGTAGAGAAATGCATTCAACGCATTTGTTAGGCATCAAGGATACGCACAATGTGATCTGGTGAGTAACAATGAATGTAAACATTAaatttgtttacaagaaaattcCACAGTGcacctttaaataaaaaacttaCATAGCAATGACCTTTAAACGTGGAatgttttgggattttttttatgcagtaCCCCTTTAAAGCCCACCCACCACACCACCAACGgccaaaatttcaaaataaaagaaaaacagccaccaGAGATCCAGTTCATTCCTCTACTCTTTAAGGTCTATTAAAGGGGAACTCCGCTGAAATTTCAGCACTCACATTATGGCCTCATACAGTTAACATGTGATGTGAATTCAGAATTCGAGCCGGCCTTCCCCTTTATGGTATCTGCTACACTAGTGTTTCTCCCATAATACACAACAGAAATATCCAGagacatatgtatatatataaaaacatcatcatcatcatcattatcagtaGTACTTAGAGTAGAGtagagtagtagtagtagagtAACAAGTAAGAAGAAGAACATTATTGTACTTTATATCATTATCATCTTCATCAGGGGTAATTTAACCTTGAGGGACTTTAGGCTCGTCTTTTTGTGGAACCCAACAGAATGAGAGAGGAGTTAGTGCCAGAACCAGCTGTGTGAGTGAACGTGTGTGTAtgcgagtatgtgtgtgtttgtacgaaACATTTTGGTGCATTAATcagttgttggtgtgtgagATTTGTTTGACCTGGATACACTCTCTGTAGCTCTGTCTTctcatatttacagtaaatatgtgcctgcatttgtgtgtgtgtgtgtgtgtgtgagggtttgTGGGTCTGGTCTGTGCGGCAATAGTTTTGgggacatttgtgtgaaattgcTTCGTTTGTTTATTAATGTGTTGTGCTATCCACGCATGAAATAAGCATCAGTGACCAAAAGATAAATACGAGGCCACAGTACAGACTCGGTTGGTTAAATGTTAAGACAAGTTAGACACATGTTAAACTTGGTTAGTGTTGCACCAAAAGAGAAATTTCATCTCTTATTCTGAGGCAGGTTTGAAGCAGGCCAGCTACCGATTTTAGGCACTGACCTGCAGTTTAATAAACCCGCCTTTACTCAAAATGACAGTCTGCACTTTTGGACAATATTCATCTTCTGATCTGCAACGTAATGTGTGTACAGCAAAAAGTGAACCAGTTTCACACAACTCTATCAGGAAAAAGGTACATTTTTTACCTTGGATCACTGAGTTTgtgcgctttttttttttttttaaataaaaagctaCCCCCTCGATGATACaagatagaaaaacagaaagatttgttttgtacctttctctgtctcccaaCACTTTCACCATCAACTTCATGTCTTCTCCCTGTCCCCTAACCCCTGTGTTATCGAATCACTGTAGAGCAGTACTTAGGTGGCGCTCTCCCCGGCTCCAGAGGAGGCCCCGCTGGGTTTGGGCTCGGGCTGGTCGGAGTGAGCCGTCTGTGGGGACGAAGGGGTCGGCGGGTCCCCTCTCTCGCCTCGCTCCTGGAGGTTGCGCTGGTTCCTGGCGGCCTCGGTGAGCATCTGCATCCGGCGCTCCTGGTGCTCCTCCAGGCTTCGCCAGAGGTCTGCACGCTCCCTCTCTCGCTTCAGCTCTCTGGAAGGGCAGGTTcgagggaaagaagagaagaagagaggaatgaagagaaaaaggatAGAAAGGTGGAGGGAAGTTGATGAACCAGCTAATGACACATCCAATGACTCGAAGgcaacacatttatatttctcTCCCTTATCAAACAGTAGCTGTTTGTAAAGATTGTGGAAGTGAAAATGGAGGATAAAGAGAAGACAGGAGAAAAAGGTGAAGGTAGAATAATGGAAATGTTATGATTCTTTTTACAGTACCTTTAAACtcctttaaaggaacagtcctACATTTTGGCACGTTTTcttcatcattattatttattatcgACAAAGTTTGATAATGTGCCTTCACTTCAcatttgttgtcacatgttgaCAATGACAGATATATGTGGGTATTTTTGGGTAGGTATGGGGTAAATCCTCAGAAATGCTCAGACGTGGGTGTACACCCTATACCTGAGCTTACACACCACCAGAGACAAGCTGTttctccagtctttatgctaagctaggctaaacacaTCCTGTCTCCAGCTCCGCACTTTTTCGCACACCAATAAAACTGACAGTTCACTCTTGGAAAGAAAGCACACACAACTTTTCTgaaaaaatgctgaactattcctttatattttattcCCCAGTCCACTATCTTGACTCTGAAACAGGGTAATAAATAAGTGGAATCATCATGTGGTCCGTGTTCAAAAGATGACCTAAGCGATACATACTTACAATGTGAAATATAATGTGACGGTTAATGGAACAAATACCGTCTAAAACATGACTTAAGAGCCTTCTATTACTTCCTCTTGTTGTTACTGTTGTATccagtgacacaaacacacacacgcacacacacagagtgagtcACACTCACTTCTGTTTCTCCACTTTGTAGGAGGCAGTGAGCTCATCAAACAGCTTGCTGTTCATCTCCATGAAGGTCTTCAGCACGTTGTAGATCAGAGACACGATGGTCCTGGAGGGATGGAGATAGAACATAATTAATCTGGCTGATCTCCCGCCCCATGAGACTGTCGGTTAGGAGACAGAGAAGCTTGTGTTTTAGGGGGGGAAACTGACCCGCTGGCAACCTGCGTGTGTTGCCTAAATAATAACACTGGGATCATTCACGTGTCCCTGGTAGGGTATTAGGCTGTTAGCTGATAGGAGGCTTGAAGCAGCTGTGAAGCATAATGTACtcataacataaaaaatatgatcagttaataaaatacaatacagtGATGATGATCAAATACCTCAGAGgtatataaaatagataaagcTGGCTCCACTTTAACTAGATGCAACATTACAAGGGTGTGTCAACATGAGCCACAAGAATGAGTGACCTACAGGGGGAACATGGATGAGTTTGGTGTCTGGGAgctaaaatgtttatttattaccCTCCAAAATAGGTCCACATTCCAATGGGACCAATCTGTCCAGCTCCACTTATACTTCAGCTCTGACTTCGGGGTGTCAGATGACTTTTATTTAGGATGTTGCCTTTTTTCCCTCACAGAAATTAACCGACAAGCCAATCAAAATCAAAGTGCATTCTTTAAAAGGTCTCCACTGGTCCCGGTTTGAGTGCTCAGAGGCGTTTTAAGGCAGCTACTAGTGAGATGAGGCAGAGTACCAATGCTTTTatcctgaaaacacatttctacCTCTAATTGGACAGAGGACCAACTGGGAGTGCTTTAAAATGCTGTCACTTTTCAACCAAACAGTGACGGAGCTCAAGGTTACACCCAAACAGACAAGaagctaaaaacaaaagctATGAGCtgtattattttgtgtgtgtttatgttcatgtGAGCCACTGACTGGTTCCAGTGCTCCTTGGAGACTCTGTAGAGGGTGGCGAATACCAGCGGCAGGATGACTTGACAGTTCTCCTCTATCAGACTGAGGATGTATTCGTTGTTCCAGAAGTAAAGCGCCCGCTCCgctacctgaaacacacacacacacacagactcctgTTTGTGTCCATAGCTTTTGAAGTTATCCAAGTAAATCTATAGTGTCCTGCAGAGATATGACATGTCTTCTATATTGATATAATAAATGTTGAGGCAATTAGgtttatttcaattttttttttcactattgcAAAAGAAAGGGGTGTAGTGTTCACCTGGAAATGAGGGCTGGAGATACAGGCTGCAATCTGTTTGAAGAGAGGCTCCTGCACTCTAATAAACTGAGATGGCTCAATCACATCCAGAATTTCCTCAATCTCCCCCAGGAACATCacctacacacaaatacacaccaacacacacattttttttaaaaatacaccaaagacagaaaaaatgttaagatgcttttttttttttttttttatcagctatCTCACCTCTTTCTGCGTGCAGGTTTTTGGCCAGTACTTGAGCAGCCCTCTGATGATCTGCAgagaaaatatgaaacacatgaatataaataaaCTCTGCAGCCATTAGCTCAGCAGGGTAGCTGCCTGGCTGGCATCCATCTGTGCCATCTCCATTAACTCATATTCATACTCTGGCAAGTGCATTAAGAAATTGCTTGTTAACTTTGCAATGAGTCCCACTCTTGCTGTCCTGATACTGGTGAATGAAGAAGTATGTTATGATAAGTACTGTAACTCAGCCTCTGGCCACATTGGTGAACTGCACCAGTGAGTTGAAAGATGGTAAaatgctctgcagagctgaggggaagtGCAAAGTTGGGTGATAATTTGTCACTATGGGTGACATCCTTCTCATCAACATAATCGTTTGACCCACTGttcatataaaaataatgtttactgcagctttaaaacatCTACAGACCTATGACTGATCCTGCTGACTTTCTTTAGCCAAAAGGCCAAAACTACAAATACATTCAATAttcaacaaaacagaattatcctttaaatttGATTAGCAAGTGTGTTGTTGTTAGTAAGGTAATAAAAAAATAGTCTTACATATTCAGTGACTGTAGCATCTTTCTCCATAAACTGCACCACACAGTAGGCCAgctgtgaggacagaggagatgaggttagagcacacacaccaacgcaaaaacacacacattccctaAAGCTGTCAGAAGGAGCCAAGGGGGATCTTAGTGCTGATCCCTCAGGATTACACACTGCTTTAAGATCGGAAAGACAAGTTTTCCAAAGggagatatgtgtgtgtcacaggggtgtctgtgtgtgtgtgtgtgtgtagttctaCATCAGCTCTTGTCTCCTCCTATATGATCTGCAATCATTTCCCATTATTCAGCGAATCTGTGAGTacgtgtgtgagtgcatgtgtgtgttttgtggttgcCCCCCTCCACCCAGGCCGGTTGCCGTGGCGAGTGGGCACCGTGGCGACggagactgtgtgtgcgtgtgtttactTCGGAAGGAgtgatgtcacacacacaaagtccctTAAGGGCAATGTGAGATAGAGTTTAGACCTCTtgtctctgcttctgtcttttctcttctgtccaATTTATACCTTTGCCTTCTTCACATTAACAATGTACTGGTCCATTTTACAACACGTAGATAACTACATTCAAATGCCAATAAAAAAGTCTGCTGGGTTGTCCAGTTTTATAGTTACAGACAGCAGAGGACGTAATGTCAGATTGTTGATGGTTGTTCTCCATCTTTTTGTAGGacaatcagtttttattttctttctgctctttttttgtttctttcgtTGTCTCATTATTGACCTGTAGCTCCGttgtctgcctctgtttctgtctggtTTTCACATCTTCCACAGCTTTCATCTCTTTTCCTGTCTATTCTCCTTCCCTTCTCACaatgtacctttttttttttttttttttatctgctccACTCACTCCATCCCTAACATTTCCGGTCCTTCACTCACACCACAACATGGTTAcagaagcacagagaaagagggagcggAGGCTAAAAAAAGGGATCGGTGAAAGCAGGGATGTCAAgctcaaataaaaagaaaagtaggAAAAAGACGAGGATTAAAATAAGGGTTCTGAGCGGTCAAACTATTTAAAGCATTAGTGAGGCATTAGAGAAATCGCCTGGGGTAAATATGATGTTGGATTCTGTTGTTAGGCCGGGCTTTGTGGGTGCAGGAGGCCGTTGTTAGGCTAAGGATTATGGACACTGTAGTCTTTTAAAGGCTGAGATTTTATCAGTATTGATTTGTCAAGGTGACAGGTCAAATTAGGGTCTATTTTTGGGGATGAAGTCATTCCAGAGAGTTCTAATATTGGACTCTTGCCTGTGAATTTGTTAGGAcctgtaaattaaaaagtaacCTTGCTGTGCTTTtgcacttctctctctgtcaggcacTGTACAAACatggttatttattttattatctttgAATCATGCTGACTTAATCACAGTTTCATTTAgtttaaagtcaaactgaaacttGAATTCCCTTCATTGGGCCACTGAAGCACATCATAGCTCTGTATCTATGAACACTGATTTTTCAACAGATGACTGTGCTGTAAGACATCTGTCCCTCAGCATTTAGAAGGACCCCTCATGCTGTATTTAACTTCTTATGGACCTCCAGTGATGTGGGCCGAGTCACATCACAGTTCTGTGTGAGCTCCCTTGTTTTTGTTGCAAAGTAGTCTGATGTTTATGTTTGGATCAGcccaaactgacaaaaaaaccCGATTAGAAGTCTATGTGATGTCCTTGGGGCTCCTCTGGGGCAAAGCTCTTGTTAAATTTGCTTCCAAAACTGCTAAACTGATCTTAGAAAAGATcaatttcagtttaattttagaaaatgtgaatgcaatgcatttgttttttgatATTTGGACCCTCTCTGTGGCTACACACTATAGCTCTAACAGCTGTTACTACAATTCAGTGACATGAATATAAATGAGAAAACCCTTCACACTCCACAGGAAGAATGATTCAAACGTATTTCACAGTCATGAGGAACCTTTAAGATTCTTAAAAGGTGCTGCTGTGACATTATATCTTGGTATTTAGACCCAGAAGTGGGTCACTCCTGCGCAGCCACACCTACTGAGTGCAAAACTGCTGTCCACTCGCACTGTTTCCCCCGTGACCCTGTCAAACTGACTGTGTGTTCGAGTGTGTGAATAATGTATGTGTGCGAACCGCAGGGAGAGAGACGGGGAGGAGAAATGTAGGGCACAGCGATGCTGAGACCcagaatacacaaacacaaccacccACACTACCACCCACACTacaacccacaaacacacacacacacacacacacatgcacacacatcccaCAGACCAGTTTGTGGAGAACAAACTGTGCCCTCTGCATAATCAAATAATGTGTGgcacaaataaaatgcacaggcccacacacacacgtaataGCCTGTCTACTGTCTGTATCATCAAATATTATgataacataaacacacagttatacaTGAACAGGCACAAAGCAAaggcacacacaacacacacacactctctgggTGTAATTCAAAGGTGAGCGCATCTTTCTGCAGTGTTATCTGTGACTCAACTCTGCCTCCTAGCGGTAGATTTGACACACTGCAGAAACCACTAACTACCATTGCTTAGGCCTTTGTTTTGACTGGTATTGTATCATATATACCTGATTCCTGGGTtttatacaaacacatgcaggttATATTGAAGACAAATGTTGACGCTGCTAACTATTTCATAAAACATGAGAGACAAACACTTTTAATAGGAGATTTGTGTGATGCTGATTGGAACCAAACCCCTTTGTCAGATTACTGGTAGAACCAAAACACAGGTTAGGATGTACAGTGAAGGAGCCGATCAGATTATATGGCAGGTGGTGAATGAGTCTCTAAAGCCTCCAGTAAAGGATGTTTCAACTGGGAGAAGAACTGTACACTAACCTTAAAGGATGTAAGCAACCTGGGTTTGATTTAATAGTGTCAGTGGCTcttacacacaatcacacaatcaagaagctttttaataaaaaaaaaaaaccaacaacatatgaacagacaaaaaaaaaacgtaagtGACAGATATTACAGTGCACAGTGTTACATAAAACATGGATGGGTGTCAAAACAGTCTAttatgcaaacaaaaaaaatgaaaatacaggcAGATCTGGGATCATCTCACTGACCTGTGCATGGAAGATGGAAAGGGACTTTGCTGTGTGTAGCGGGATGAGGACCCGAACCAGGAACTGCTTATGTTCGGCCTTCAGAGGCAGAGCGAAGCCATTAATGatgctggaggagagaagaggagacgAGAGGACAGAtaaagttacagttacag
The sequence above is drawn from the Toxotes jaculatrix isolate fToxJac2 chromosome 23, fToxJac2.pri, whole genome shotgun sequence genome and encodes:
- the ppp2r5b gene encoding serine/threonine-protein phosphatase 2A 56 kDa regulatory subunit beta isoform: METTKLPPSSPSSPTTSFSVPSAEKVDGFPRRSMRRARQRRSHSSSQFRYQSSQVELTPLPLLKDAPVAELHDLFCKKLQQCCVLFDFLDCVADLKGKEIKRAALNELVESVATSRGVLIEPLYPEAIKMISVNIFRTLPPSENPEFDPEEDEPTLEASWPHLQLVYEFFLRFLESPDFQPSMAKRYVDQKFVLQLLELFDSEDPREREYLKTILHRVYGKLLGLRAYIRKQINNIFLRFIYETEHFNGVAELLEILGSIINGFALPLKAEHKQFLVRVLIPLHTAKSLSIFHAQLAYCVVQFMEKDATVTEYIIRGLLKYWPKTCTQKEVMFLGEIEEILDVIEPSQFIRVQEPLFKQIAACISSPHFQVAERALYFWNNEYILSLIEENCQVILPLVFATLYRVSKEHWNQTIVSLIYNVLKTFMEMNSKLFDELTASYKVEKQKELKRERERADLWRSLEEHQERRMQMLTEAARNQRNLQERGERGDPPTPSSPQTAHSDQPEPKPSGASSGAGESAT